In Cyclopterus lumpus isolate fCycLum1 chromosome 9, fCycLum1.pri, whole genome shotgun sequence, a single genomic region encodes these proteins:
- the LOC117735815 gene encoding protein mono-ADP-ribosyltransferase PARP14-like gives MLLSLSHVCKVEDANMVPLRMVAFSQHRGGPAPGSWRPWCWSSQSTGEDQHQDLEALVLVLPEHREDQHQGLEAKETKVKVVAPVAACRLPAARARQSVGVFVPGRWRKPRRPLPVTVEGHWDPDQTRSAKNKLQLYFQSKRKSGGGDCRVEAEDGGPRVAVFFRCAEVKERVLARENHEILLDNRTVKLRLISASIPPSSDSDSKTQDSQVEPGEEASAENKEESERVLSVSVVLDNVSHDTTRDLLAMLVENISGLDEGHFGLEIIWESSRAVVTFKQPADQEKFLAVSQSTQKLQKRGLTTRPLEAAVSVRLESLPPNVVKDMLELYFEKHWEVPDAVVLIPHERAAVATFRSPKVVESICTKRDYLMQSIPVKVYPYYESLGTALYGSERPTWKMPEPVTERVHHVIWKFLLMKKLLNSLNDRMRPHFCSVDLETPAAKLRPLPEFLKQKGLTAQRVDGWASAAKEAFCRQMSEYGAFECPANAHAWKAAEKDVRSAIGDDAFLVLDTPKGILTVAGRADTLKQIQAPVENLVLKAMDQMKRQAEGLSDVMRMSPAMFYILNHEGFKKAAQDISPDMKLSFNEVDQKLTITGLPVEVYRIKSWILEKNVGLSKKPLNIPPPLLDFLKTVDPMDMSQHLFTSRGIGAVYTIENKGLTLSGSSERVLAAAESKMKSDLSQQTLNVEDQDVLKLHLWVQLNQQLLDTYNSLTTKTVAIQIHPERKDKVTVAGFLNQVNEVADSLRDFIMNHSRVQETIRIKSCAVVQFIEKKKSEDWSGIAKDNDVEVRFDSARPKITLAGARLHVQKARSCFQELASGLSTDHFTVDKPGAKKYFQSHGSMLLSTIMTELSCVVVLSPENQEEEEEEGMEYDEVKNGHCYCKVKTASGVLVSVSKADICSFGVDAVVNAANEDLQHIGGLALALLKAAGPELQKISNDHVARRGKLRAGDAVVTAACNLPCRHVVHTVGPRFSDADRKTSVSRLKLAVKNSLTQAEAVNCSTVALPAISSGVFGFPVDLCAETIAEAVRDFCDASGGPRLLTEVHLVDNNDNTVRVLAAAVNTLFKDLGPTMTVPPPAAARGAEASGGYQLVQGQNHSQLPRGRPFGNRGRGGNHGGQNLGGYASRGGHAGSGRMEQTTAEGLKIILRSGNIQDQTTDVIVNTISEDMNLNQGAVSKAVLQGAGSGLQPALQAAAGASALPYGDVVVTDGFNLKCRKVFHAVCPFWDNAGGQAEEELVSIVRYCLKEAESLRMASLSFPAIGTGNLRFPRDVVSRVLLQEIHAYSRRRAPRHLREVAVVVHPSDGRTVDVFTREFKGQTGQRNVQREAREFNESPVSQSQQASASFGRVSSPSLGVHQIQLGPLSLEVSTGDITKEASDVIVNSSNQNFTLNSGVSKAILDGAGLTVQQECSQIVGSKGFQPVLFILTSAGRLPSTHILHAVGSNDPPKIQELVYSVLKFCEENKFRSVSFPALGTGQGGANPAAVADAMVEAVVDFVRKKQPRSVLAVKILIFQTVMMADFHKSMTRRAGEEVEERSAFTKIKDRFTSFFLGVGDERPAGAGPVLEREEFQPTAFELCADSAAAVSQARKRITELIVSEQAKRTITDPFIGKLSQADMDGLRALQRKLTVSIHLHRGQGGQEPNIHLEGLTRDVLTAESAVREILLKVERSENRKSKALLLSGLVEWQHQDRAGAMKPFDMFTNLQLEEALEKKQASVSIKIHNEKFSAQVSARRAESASGRRAVELFRKEVKADSVVLPPHWDNMKDFLQLFPLKTNAKEYQDVEAELTKTGLTASILSIERVQNSTLWCSFQLMKKHLEVTNNHTRNERRLFHGTAATAVDLINKQGFNRGYAGIHGAMLGNGSYFAVDPAYSAKGYAPADAAGHKRMYLSRVLVGDFTKGRQGLITPPCKPSGNPSDLYDSVVDQTANPTMFVVFKDVQAYPEYLITFI, from the exons AGCACCGGGGAGGACCAGCACCAGGATCCTGGAGGCCCTGGTGCTGGTCCTCCCAGAGCACCGGGGAGGACCAGCACCAGGATCTGGAGGCCCTGGTGCTGGTCCTCCCGGAGCACCGGGAGGACCAGCACCAGGGTCTGGAGGCCAAG GAAACGAAAGTGAAAGTAGTCGCGCCTGTCGCCGCCTGTCGCCTCCCCGCAGCTCGTGCCCGTCAGTCAGTCGGTGTGTTCGTACCGGGACGATGGAGGAAACCACGGCGCCCGCTCCCGGTGACCGTGGAGGGGCACTGGGATCCGGATCAGACCAGATCCGCGAAGAACAAACTGCAGCTTTACTTCCAGAGCAAGAGGAAGTCCGGCGGGGGGGACTGCCGAGTGGAGGCCGAGGACGGAGGCCCGAGAGTCGCCGTGTTCTTCCGCTGCGCGGAGG TGAAAGAGAGAGTCCTCGCCAGAGAAAACCATGAAATCCTTCTGGACAATCGAACTGTGAAGTTACGTCTGATTTCTGCTTCA aTCCCACCGAGCAGCGACTCAG ACTCAAAGACTCAGGACTCACAAGTCGAGCCTGGAGAAGAAGCTTCAGCGGAGAACAAAGAGG AGTCGGAGCGCGTGCTCAGCGTCTCCGTGGTGTTGGACAACGTGTCGCACGACACCACCAGAGACCTGCTGGCCATGCTGGTGGAGAACATCTCGGGTCTGGACGAAGGCCACTTCGGTCTGGAGATCATCTGGGAGAGCAGCAGAGCCGTGGTCACCTTCAAGCAACCGGCAG ACCAGGAGAAGTTCCTGGCCGTGAGTCAGTCCACCCAGAAGCTGCAGAAACGAGGACTGACGACTCGCCCGCTGGAGGCTGCGGTGAGCGTCCGGTTGGAGAGTCTCCCTCCCAACGTGGTCAAAG ACATGTTGGAGCTGTACTTCGAGAAGCACTGGGAGGTGCCGGACGCCGTGGTCCTGATCCCCCATGAACGGGCAGCCGTGGCGACCTTCAGGAGCCCCAAAG TCGTGGAAAGCATTTGCACAAAGCGAGACTACTTGATGCAGTCCATCCCCGTGAAGGTGTATCCGTACTACGAGTCCCTCGGCACGGCGCTGTACGGCTCAGAGCGGCCCACGTGGAAGATGCCCGAGCCCGTCACCGAGCGCGTTCACCACGTCATCTGGaagttcctcctgatgaagaaGCTGCTGAACAGCCTCAACGATCGGATGCGTCCGCACTTCTGCAGCGTGGACTTGGAAACCCCGGCGGCGAAGCTCCGCCCTCTCCCGGAGTTCCTGAAGCAGAAAGGTCTGACCGCCCAACGCGTAGATGGGTGGGCGAGCGCCGCCAAAGAGGCCTTCTGTCGCCAAATGTCCGAGTACGGCGCCTTCGAGTGTCCGGCGAATGCGCATGCGTGGAAAGCTGCGGAGAAAGACGTCCGTTCGGCTATCGGGGACGACGCCTTCCTGGTGCTGGATACACCCAAAGGGATTCTGACCGTTGCCGGCCGAGCTGACACTCTGAAACAAATCCAAGCTCCTGTGGAGAACCTCGTTCTGAAAGCCATGGATCAGATGAAGCGTCAGGCAGAGGGTTTATCTGACGTGATGAGAATGTCTCCTGCGATGTTCTACATCCTGAATCACGAGGGCTTCAAGAAAGCGGCCCAGGACATTTCCCCCGACATGAAGCTCTCCTTCAATGAAGTTGACCAGAAGTTGACCATCACGGGATTACCCGTAGAGGTTTACCGGATTAAATCGTGGATCTTGGAGAAGAACGTGGGCTTGAGTAAGAAGCCCCTGAATATCCCCCCACCGCTTCTGGACTTCCTGAAGACCGTGGATCCCATGGACATGTCGCAGCACCTGTTCACATCCAGAGGCATCGGGGCCGTCTACACCATCGAGAACAAAGGGTTGACTCTGTCGGGGAGTTCTGAGAGAGTCCTCGCGGCCGCCGAGAGCAAGATGAAGAGCGATTTGAGCCAGCAGACTCTGAATGTGGAGGACCAAGACGTTCTGAAACTTCACCTTTGGGTCCAGCTGAACCAACAGCTGTTGGACACCTACAACTCTTTAACGACGAAAACCGTGGCCATTCAGATCCACCCGGAGAGAAAGGACAAGGTGACGGTGGCCGGCTTCCTGAATCAAGTGAACGAGGTCGCCGACAGTCTGAGGGACTTCATTATGAACCACTCCCGGGTTCAAGAAACCATTCGCATCAAGTCCTGCGCTGTCGTTCAGTTCattgagaaaaagaaatcagAAGATTGGTCCGGCATTGCCAAAGATAATGACGTAGAAGTCCGGTTTGATTCAGCGAGGCCGAAGATCACCCTCGCCGGGGCTCGTCTTCACGTCCAGAAAGCCAGAAGCTGCTTCCAGGAGCTGGCGAGTGGCCTCTCCACCGACCACTTCACGGTGGACAAGCCTGGAGCCAAGAAGTACTTCCAGTCTCATGGAAGCATGTTGCTGTCGACCATCATGACGGAGCTCAGCTGCGTGGTGGTGCTTAGTCCGGAGaatcaagaggaggaggaggaggaggggatggagtaCGACGAAGTGAAAAACGGGCATTGTTATTGCAAAGTGAAGACCGCGAGTGGGGTTCTGGTCTCGGTCAGCAAGGCCGACATCTGCAGCTTTGGCGTGGACGCGGTGGTCAATGCGGCCAACGAGGATCTGCAGCACATCGGCGGCCTGGCGTTGGCGCTGCTCAAGGCGGCCGGGCCGGAGCTGCAGAAAATCAGCAACGACCACGTTGCCAGAAGAGGAAAGCTACGAGCCGGCGACGCCGTGGTGACGGCCGCGTGTAACCTGCCCTGCAGGCACGTCGTGCACACGGTCGGCCCGCGGTTCTCCGACGCCGACAGGAAGACGTCCGTGTCGCGTCTGAAGCTGGCGGTTAAAAACAGCCTCACGCAAGCGGAGGCGGTGAACTGCTCCACCGTCGCGCTGCCGGCGATCAGCTCGGGGGTGTTCGGCTTCCCCGTCGACCTCTGTGCCGAGACCATCGCCGAGGCCGTGAGGGACTTCTGCGACGCCTCGGGAGGTCCGCGGTTGTTGACGGAGGTCCACCTGGTGGACAACAACGACAACACGGTGAGAGTCCTGGCCGCGGCCGTCAACACACTGTTCAAGGACCTTGGACCCACGATGACGGTACCACCGCCAGCAGCAGCGAGAGGCGCTGAGGCTTCTGG TGGATACCAGCTGGTTCAAGGTCAGAACCACTCCCAGTTGCCCCGGGGCCGTCCGTTTGGTAACCGAGGGCGAGGAGGTAACCATGGAGGTCAGAACCTCGGAGGCTACGCCAGCCGTGGAGGTCACGCAGG GTCGGGGAGGATGGAGCAGACCACCGCCGAGGGGCTGAAGATTATCTTGCGGAGCGGCAACATTCAGGACCAGACT ACGGACGTCATTGTCAACACCATCTCCGAGGACATGAACCTGAACCAGGGCGCCGTGTCCAAAGCCGTCCTGCAGGGCGCCGGCTCCGGCCTGCAGCCGGCCCTCCAGGCTGCAGCCGGGGCGTCCGCGCTGCCGTACGGCGACGTCGTCGTCACCGACGGCTTCAACCTCAAGTGTCGGAAAGTCTTTCACGCCGTTTGCCCGTTTTGGGACAACGCAGGTGGCCAGGCCGAGGAG GAGCTGGTGTCCATCGTCAGATATTGCCTGAAGGAGGCCGAGAGCCTCCGCATGGCCTCGCTGTCCTTCCCCGCCATCGGCACGGGAAACCTGCGCTTCCCCAGAGACGTGGTGTCCAGAGTGCTGCTGCAGGAGATCCACGCGTACAGCCGCAGACGAGCGCCTCGCCACCTGAGGGAGGTGGCGGTCGTCGTTCACCCGAGTGACGGCCGAACGGTGGAC GTCTTCACCAGAGAGTTCAAAGGTCAGACCGGTCAGAGGAACGTCCAACGGGAAGCTCGAGAGTTTAACGAGTCACCAgtgagccaatcacagcaggCCTCAG CCTCCTTCGGCCGGGTGTCCTCTCCGAGCCTCGGCGTGCACCAGATCCAGTTGGGTCCGCTGAGTCTCGAGGTGTCGACTGGCGACATCACCAAGGAGGCCAGTGATGTCATCGTCAACTCCTCCAATCAGAACTTTACCCTTAACTCAG GCGTGTCGAAGGCGATCCTAGACGGCGCCGGACTGACGGTGCAGCAGGAGTGCTCCCAGATCG TGGGTTCTAAGGGGTTCCAGCCCGTTCTGTTCATCCTGACGTCGGCCGGCCGCCTCCCCAGCACTCACATCCTCCACGCCGTCGGCTCCAACGACCCCCCAAAGATCCAGGAGCTGGTTTACTCGGTGCTGAAGTTCTGCGAAGAGAACAAGTTCAGATCCGTGTCGTTCCCGGCTCTGGGAACAG GTCAGGGCGGGGCCAACCCGGCGGCGGTGGCGGACGCCATGGTGGAGGCCGTGGTGGACTTCGTGAGGAAGAAGCAGCCGAGGTCCGTCCTCGCCGTGAAGATCCTGATCTTCCAGACGGTCATGATGGCCGACTTCCACAAGAGCATGACGAGGAGAgcgggggaggaggtggaggagaggagcgcCTTCACCAAGATCAAAG ACcgcttcacctccttcttcctcgGGGTCGGCGACGAGCGCCCCGCCGGCGCCGGCCCGGTTCTGGAGCGGGAGGAGTTCCAGCCCACGGCGTTCGAGCTGTGTGCCGACAGCGCCGCG GCCGTGAGTCAGGCGAGGAAGAGGATCACGGAGCTGATCGTGTCCGAGCAGGCCAAGAGAACCATCACGGACCCGTTCATCGGGAAGCTGTCGCAGGCCGACATGGACGGGCTCAGGGCCCTGCAGAGGAAGCTGACGGTCAGCATCCACCTGCACCGAGGCCAGGGGGGCCAGGAG CCCAACATCCACCTGGAGGGGCTGACCAGAGACGTCCTCACCGCCGAGTCCGCCGTCAG gGAGATCCTCCTCAAGGTGGAGCGCTCGGAGAACCGGAAGAGCAAAGCGCTGCTGCTGAGCGGCCTGGTGGAGTGGCAGCACCAGGACCGGGCCGGCGCCATGAAGCCCTTCGACATGTTCACCAacctgcagctggaggaggcgcTGGAGAAGAAGCAGGCGAGCGTGAGCATCAAGATCCACAACGAGAAGTTCAGCGCTCAGGTCTCGGCCCGCAGAGCCGAGTCGGCCAGCGGGCGCCGCGCGGTGGAGCTCTTCAGGaaggaggtcaaag cgGACAGCGTCGTGCTGCCGCCGCATTGGGACAACATGAAGGACTTCCTGCAGCTGTTTCCTCTGAAAACAAACGCCAAGGAGTACCAAGACGTGGAGGCGGAGCTTACCAAGACGGGTCTGACCGCCAGCATCCTCAGC ATTGAGCGCGTGCAGAACTCCACGCTGTGGTGCAGCTTCCAGCTGATGAAGAAACATCTGGAGGTCACCAACAATCACACGAGGAACGAGCGGCGCCTCTTCCACGGCACGGCGGCCACCGCCGTCGACCTCATCAACAAGCAGGGCTTCAACCGCGGCTACGCGGGAATACACG GTGCGATGCTCGGTAACGGGTCCTACTTCGCGGTGGACCCGGCGTACTCGGCGAAGGGCTACGCTCCGGCCGACGCCGCCGGCCACAAGCGCATGTACCTGTCCCGGGTGCTGGTGGGCGACTTCACCAAAGGGAGGCAGGGCCTAATCACGCCGCCCTGCAAGCCCTCGGGGAACCCGTCGGACCTGTACGACAGCGTCGTGGACCAGACCGCCAACCCGACCATGTTCGTGGTCTTCAAAGACGTCCAGGCCTACCCCGAGTACCTGATCACCTTCATCTGA
- the LOC117736025 gene encoding phosphatidylinositol 3-kinase regulatory subunit alpha-like isoform X4 has protein sequence MHGDYTLTLRKGGNNKLIKIFHREGKYGFSDPLTFVSVVELINHYRHESLAQYNPKLDVKLLYPVSKHQQDQVVKEDSIEAVGKKLHEYHLQYQEKNREYDRLYEEYTRTSQEIQMKRTAIEAFNETIKIFEEQCQTQERFSKEYIEKFRREGNDKEIQRIMENYDKLKSRISEIVDSKRHLEVDLKKQAADYREIDKKMNSIKPDLIQLRKTRDQYLMWLTQKGVRQRKLNEWLGLKNETTEDEYSMVEDEEDLPHHDERLWRLGNINRIQAESLLRGKRDGSFLVRDSSKPGCYACSVVVDGEVKHCVINKTATGFGFAEPYNLYGSLKELVLHYQHTSLVQHNDSLNVTLAFPVYSQQRR, from the exons GAAAGGAGGCAACAACAAGCTGATCAAGATCTTCCACCGTGAGGGAAAGTACGGCTTCTCCGACCCGCTGACCTTCGTCTCCGTGGTGGAGCTGATCAACCACTACCGGCACGAGTCCCTGGCCCAGTACAACCCCAAGCTGGACGTCAAGCTGCTGTACCCGGTCTCCAAACACCAGCAG gacCAGGTGGTGAAGGAGGACAGCATCGAGGCTGTGGGCAAGAAGCTCCACGAGTATCACCTGCAGTACCAGGAGAAGAATCGAGAGTACGACAGACTGTATGAGGAGTACACCAGAACCtcacag gagatccagatgaagaggacggcCATTGAGGCGTTCAATGAGACCATAAAGATCTTCGAGGAGCAGTGTCAGACTCAGGAGCGCTTCAGCAAAGAGTACATCGAGAAGTTTCGCCGAGAGGGCAACGACAAGGAGATCCAGAG GATCATGGAGAACTACGACAAGCTGAAGTCTCGCATCAGTGAGATCGTGGACAGTAAGCGCCACCTGGAGGTCGACCTGAAGAAGCAGGCGGCGGACTACCGGGAGATCGACAAGAAGATGAACAGCATCAAACCAGACCTGATCCAGCTGCGCAAGACCAGGGACCAGTACCTCAT GTGGTTGACTCAGAAGGGCGTCCGCCAGAGGAAGCTCAACGAGTGGCTCGGCCTGAAGAACGAAACCACGGAGGA TGAGTACAGCAtggtggaggatgaggaggacctTCCTCACCACGACGAGCGTCTGTGGCGTTTGGGGAACATCAACCGGATTCAGGCCGAGTCGCTGCTGCGCGGGAAGAGAGACGGGTCCTTCCTGGTCCGGGACAGCAGCAAGCCGGGCTGCTACGCCTGCTCCGTGGT GGTGGACGGGGAGGTGAAGCATTGCGTCATCAACAAGACGGCCACCGGCTTTGGCTTCGCCGAGCCCTACAACCTGTACGGCTCCCTGAAGGAGCTGGTGCTCCACTACCAGCACACCTCGCTGGTCCAGCACAACGACTCGCTCAACGTCACGCTGGCCTTCCCCGTCTACAGCCAGCAGAGACGGTGA